One segment of Amycolatopsis alba DSM 44262 DNA contains the following:
- a CDS encoding Clp protease N-terminal domain-containing protein, giving the protein MFERFTIELREVVMGAQRVASEEASANIDPLHLLTSLARHTGVLATLGCPADELADDVGRVRRRGGMSDADVEALSGFGIDVEHIVERVEQTHGPGALTRGQRGGRGHRPLTQEAKKAVEKSLREAIDVGSKRIEPEHLLLALTSVPGAAADVLAQRGIDYLAVRRPERHA; this is encoded by the coding sequence ATGTTCGAACGGTTCACCATCGAACTCCGCGAGGTCGTCATGGGAGCTCAGCGTGTCGCTTCGGAGGAGGCGTCCGCGAATATCGACCCGCTGCACCTGCTGACGTCCCTCGCGCGGCACACCGGAGTCCTGGCCACCCTGGGCTGCCCGGCGGACGAACTGGCCGACGACGTCGGGCGCGTCCGTCGCCGGGGCGGCATGAGCGACGCCGACGTCGAGGCACTGAGCGGCTTCGGTATCGACGTCGAGCACATCGTCGAGCGGGTCGAGCAGACCCACGGACCCGGCGCGCTGACCAGGGGGCAGCGCGGCGGACGTGGTCATCGGCCCCTCACGCAGGAGGCGAAAAAGGCGGTGGAGAAGAGCCTTCGCGAAGCCATCGATGTCGGGAGCAAGCGCATCGAGCCCGAGCACCTTCTGCTCGCGCTGACGTCCGTCCCCGGTGCGGCCGCCGATGTCCTCGCGCAGCGGGGCATCGACTACCTCGCCGTCCGGCGCCCCGAGCGCCACGCTTGA
- a CDS encoding YczE/YyaS/YitT family protein, whose translation MALKLDLRPVGISQDTTRRSIQLVGGLALYGGSMAMLTRSGLGLDPWDVLHEGLMKITGLSFGTVTAIASVLVLLLWIPLRQRPGVGTLANIVVISLTVDLVRMFLPDQDVLGWQLLNLVAGVVLNGLAAAIYVGARLGPGPRDGLMTGFSARTGKSIRLVRTLIEITVLAAGWLLGGTVGVGTVLYALAIGPLTQAFLPYVVWRERSPRPRMPRAPRLGR comes from the coding sequence GTGGCACTCAAACTCGACCTCAGACCAGTCGGCATCTCCCAGGACACCACCCGCCGCTCGATCCAGCTCGTCGGCGGGCTCGCCCTCTACGGCGGCAGCATGGCCATGCTGACCAGGTCGGGACTCGGACTCGACCCGTGGGACGTGCTCCACGAAGGCCTGATGAAGATCACCGGTCTCTCGTTCGGCACGGTCACCGCGATCGCGTCGGTGCTGGTGCTCCTGCTGTGGATCCCCCTGCGGCAGCGGCCCGGCGTCGGCACGCTCGCCAACATCGTGGTCATCTCGCTCACCGTCGACCTCGTGCGGATGTTCCTGCCCGACCAGGACGTGCTCGGCTGGCAGCTCCTCAACCTGGTCGCCGGTGTGGTGCTCAACGGCCTCGCCGCCGCGATCTACGTCGGCGCGCGGCTCGGTCCCGGCCCCCGCGACGGGCTGATGACCGGCTTCTCGGCCCGGACCGGCAAGTCGATCCGGCTCGTCCGGACCCTCATCGAGATCACCGTCCTGGCCGCCGGCTGGCTGCTCGGCGGCACCGTCGGGGTCGGCACGGTGCTCTACGCGCTCGCCATCGGGCCGCTCACGCAGGCCTTCCTGCCTTACGTCGTGTGGCGGGAGCGTTCTCCTCGACCCCGGATGCCCCGAGCGCCACGCTTGGGACGCTGA
- a CDS encoding protein phosphatase 2C domain-containing protein, with product MVEIAVAERDGVSADGASRPTEDHVAVLGNAVVVLDGATAPRPDLPSGGWYAGLLVRSLSQALTAAPEADLAVVLAEAIADVASREGLEPGRSPSSTVAIARWTDDTVDGLVLADSPIIAFGPSGADPLTDDRLVSLRDSGQLRTGADVRAKRNAPDGFWVAEAEPKAAAEAVRRSWPRSAVEALLLATDGVAIGVDEYGLFGWPEVLALSRERGPDAVLDAVRTAEKQDPDGVRWPRAKRHDDQLLVLAEFGVAPG from the coding sequence ATGGTCGAAATCGCAGTGGCGGAAAGGGACGGAGTAAGCGCGGACGGAGCATCGCGCCCGACCGAAGACCACGTCGCCGTACTCGGCAACGCCGTGGTGGTGCTCGACGGGGCGACCGCGCCGCGGCCGGATCTGCCGTCCGGCGGCTGGTACGCGGGCCTGCTCGTCCGCAGCCTGTCGCAGGCGCTGACCGCGGCACCCGAGGCGGATCTCGCGGTCGTGCTGGCCGAGGCGATCGCGGACGTCGCGAGCCGCGAAGGTCTCGAACCGGGGCGATCACCGTCGAGCACGGTCGCGATCGCGCGCTGGACGGACGACACCGTCGACGGCCTGGTGCTCGCCGACAGCCCGATCATCGCCTTCGGTCCCTCGGGCGCGGACCCGCTCACCGACGACAGGCTGGTCTCGCTCCGTGACAGCGGTCAGCTCCGCACCGGCGCCGACGTCCGCGCGAAACGCAACGCGCCGGACGGCTTCTGGGTCGCCGAAGCGGAACCGAAGGCGGCCGCCGAGGCCGTACGCCGCAGTTGGCCGCGCTCGGCGGTCGAAGCCTTGCTGCTGGCGACGGACGGGGTCGCGATCGGGGTCGACGAATACGGCCTGTTCGGCTGGCCGGAAGTACTCGCCCTCAGCCGGGAACGCGGTCCGGACGCGGTACTCGACGCGGTCCGCACGGCGGAGAAACAGGACCCGGACGGCGTCCGCTGGCCCCGCGCGAAAAGGCACGATGACCAGCTACTGGTACTGGCGGAGTTCGGGGTAGCCCCAGGGTAG
- a CDS encoding sigma factor-like helix-turn-helix DNA-binding protein: MTEATDLAARAGDRDPRVGLRAVAALRRLLEQLEAVQVRSARVHGWSWQEIAAELGVSRQAVHKKYGRH; this comes from the coding sequence ATGACCGAAGCGACAGATCTGGCCGCGCGAGCCGGTGACCGCGATCCCCGCGTGGGACTGCGCGCCGTCGCCGCCTTGCGCCGGCTGTTGGAACAACTCGAGGCCGTGCAGGTCCGCAGCGCGCGGGTGCACGGCTGGTCCTGGCAGGAGATCGCGGCCGAGCTGGGGGTCAGCAGGCAAGCGGTGCACAAGAAGTACGGGAGGCACTGA